The Quercus lobata isolate SW786 chromosome 9, ValleyOak3.0 Primary Assembly, whole genome shotgun sequence region CGCCGCCACCGTCGTTTACAACGAGTACATCAACGATCGCCACCACGTCCACATGAACTCGACCGAGTGGGCCACGCTCACTGAGTTCGTCAAGTATCTCGGTCGAACCGGCAAGTGTAAGGTCGAGGAAACCCCTAAAGGTTGGTTCATTACGTATATAGATAGAGATTCGGAGACTTTGTTCAAAGAGAGATTGAAAAATAAGCGAATCAAGGCCGATTTGGCTGAGGAAGagaagcaagagagagagattcagaAACAGATCGAGAAAGCCGCGGAGTTATTCACCGAGCCTCCGAAGCCTCTCGAGGCTGAACCTGTTAGGGAATTGAAACCCGAAGCTGGTGTCAAGATCGGTTTGAAGCTCGCATCGTCGAATTTGAAGCCGAAAGAGAGGGGAGAGGGTTCGAAATTGGTTTTTGATGAAATGGAAACCGATAGCAAAGCCAGTGTGGCGAAGACTacgaataataataataataagtcgGTTTTGGGGGAGATGATGAGGGaggaggagatgaagaaggagaggaTTAATAGGAAGGACTATTGGTTGTGTGAGGGAATTGTTGTTAAGGTTATGAGCAAAGCTTTGGCAGAGAAGGGTTACTATAAGCAAAAAGGGGTTGTGAAGAAAGTGATTGATAAGTATGTTGGGGAAATTGAGATGCTTGAGAGTAAGCATGTGTTGAGAGTTGATCAGTTGGAGCTCGAGACTGTGATTCCGCAAATTGGGGGACTCGTGAAGATTGTGAATGGGGCGTATCGTGGCGCGATTGCCAAGTTGTTGGGGGTTGATACGGAGAAGTTTTGCGCCAAGGTGCAGATAGAGAAGGGTGCTTATGTTGGTAGAGTGCTTAAAGCTGTTGAGTATGAGGATATTTGTAAACTTGCCCAGTGAGTTTgattagaaaaatgataaatgGATTATATATTGGCTATGTTTAGTTGTTTGTCAAAATTTCATTCTGTTAAGAAACTTTAATCTGTTGAATGAATGTATGACGTTTCTTGTGTTCTTAAATATGTATGTTTCTCTTGGATACTGTTTGTGAAGGAAATAATGGAGAACCCTGTTTTAGAATTCATTTAGTTTCCTTAATTAGATATCTGATAGAATATCTAGCCTtatagaattatttttaaagaaaactaaTTAACAAGGGAATTTAGTATGTTAAAAGTGGCAGTTTTACGAGTAAGTAAATGTCCAATCTTGTTACTCCATATTTTGTAGATGGAAAATTTTCGTGTGAACTGAATTATGTTTATAGAGTTTCTCAGGGTTTAtctatgtgtgtgtgcgcgcgttTGTTGtgtgtttgggggggggggggggtgtaaaTTACAGTTAAATATTAAAATGGCACCACAAAAAGGGCACAAGGTGACTGTTTGGACAACTTGAGGAACAAGGTTGAGAGTAGGAAGGACCAAATGGAAGAAGACTAGTGCATTTGGATGTAGCTTTTCGCTGAAAGTTGGTTAAAGATTGAATCTTAAAAATCTGTACATAagcaaataatttaaaaagttaaaagaaaaagttgttgcCTAACAAACACTTAGGGCAATTGGATGAGAGAACTATATATGAGGTAAGGAATCTGATATCAGAAATATCTTGTAATGTCTAtgaattattgaaaatgaagatgATTTGCTGTTTTGTCAAGGTGCAGCAGGGCAGAGAGCCACTTGATGTCAGCTACTGTTCAATCACAGTGGATGGTGGCTTAAATGATGAACTTTTACCACAGAGACTTCATAATCTTGCTAGACAAAGAGAAGAGTTGCAACGGATAGAGATTGAAATTAAAGCCCAGCTAATTTCAAGATCTGAGATGGTGGAATTGCAAACCACCTTTGATGCTCGGATCAAAGAGCATGCTATTGCCACTGCAAAGCTTCAAGTATGACTTTATAATTGGATTTAGATTATAATAGGTCTGCCATAGGAGTGCAACTTGATTGAAATTGTTATTGTTAAGTAGTTATAGAAAGTAACATCAAGCAATTAATGTCATCATACGTCAATGTGACTACAAAATAAAGCTGGCGTGACCGAAAATAAAGCTGGCGTGACTGGTTTTTCGTGTGAATTATTACGGGGATTCTTTTAAGCTAAAAGAAATCATATGTTCTTTTGAAATTACATGCTGATACAGGCTTTGATCTCTGAGACCAAATTCCCTAAATATGCTTTTAATGGCCAGTCAATGTCATGCTTCTAAATGTGGCTTTATTTGGGCAGGAGCAACTCCGCGAAAGGGAGCAGGCTGTACATGAGTTGGAAAGGAAGATGGAAGAGAAAGATAGGGAGCTGGATGCAATCAAATTGGACAATAAAGCGGTTTGTTGAGTGCTTGCTTACTTTTGATATATTCTCTATGCTGACGAATGACCTATTTTGATAAACTCTGAAATTACTAATATTGATTGGGTTGACTGGGCAGGCCTGGGCTAAAGAGGACCTTcttagagaacaaaataaagaaCTAGCACCCTTCAGGTATGAATTTGCATGCATAACCCTTTTTCTTCAAGTTGTAAGCGtgcatgtatgtgtgtgttttatgcCTTTAGTCCTTTCCTCTTCAagtatatcattttttttttggttcaaccTCAACACTCGGTTGACTATGGGCGTTTActtgaacaagaaaaaaatttccatataTACTATTATGATTTCAACAACAGTGTCTTGATATATTGCTTCCCTGTTCTATTTATTGCCATTATTGAAATTAAGGTTTGAACCTTTTGAACAAATTTGGCTATATTGCTTTCTTCTGCAGAAGAGAGTGTGATCATTCTGAAGTTGAAAGAGCCCAACATATAAAACAGATGCATGATCTTCAAGAACGTattcaagaaaaagagagaaaacttaTTGAGTTGCAGGATCAGGTTTGTTATTTGCATTTATGTTGTACTGAAAGGCATCTCTAAATTGCACACATATGTTGAATAAATCATTGTTTTCTTATTCAAATTTAcctaatattaataataaatgttattgtTTGGGAAATGTTACCATTGTAATGATAAATCATCTTCATGTTTTTTTCCccactttcccttttttatcCTCCTGGAAATTATCACAGGCTTGGTATTGTTTAGGAGGTTCATTACCTGATAATGATCTTATCTTTCAGCATAGGGTGGCTCAAGAAACCATTCTTTATAAAGATGAATAGTTGAGGGAAACCCAAGCTTGGATTGCACGTGTCCAGGAGATGGATGTCTtacaatcaaatacaaaccaTTCATTACAGGCTGAATTGCGAGAACGAACTGAACAATATAACCAGCTGTGGCTTGGTTGTCAAAGACAGGTAAGCTTGCTTTGGGATTCTATTTTTTGCACATTTATGGTGTGTTGAATTGAGAATTACAAAGCAGTTCAAGTGTGACCTGCTTTGGATTGTCAAAGACAGGTCGTCTTTTTTGTAGATGAACTTGCACATATAAATGTACACATTCTATACTTTTTGTTATTGACTTTAAATCTGATCTCCGTGACTGAACTTTCAAATTTTCTGTACCTATCTTTGCATTTCTCGGCAATATTTAGGTCAATTGATGTTGACTAACACATTCTGCACAAAATGAAATGCAATGCTGTTTAATTTCTCTTAAGTTTAATCTGTTTGTTGTGAAGATTTTGagttcttgttttccttttgttgGGGAGGGGTGGTATTTCACACTAagattatcatttttattattgtttgtcTTTTGGGTTATTTTATGTCAGTTTGCAGAGATGGAAAGACTTCATATGCATACGATACAACAGCTTCAACTTGAGCTGGCCGATGCACGAGAAAGGAGTGGAACATATAGTGACGAGTCACGTATATCCCAAACAAATTCAAAGGATGTATCTCAGTTTGGACAAAGCAATGGAAACCAGCTAGATGCAAATGGAGGAGGTGGCACATCAGGCGGAAATTCTGGGGTCCTTCCAAATGGGAATTCTGACAATGTCTCATCTTTTGCTTCAACTGGCAATGCACCAGCCCAGGTAAATTGCACTTCTAGGGAttgtctttctttatttttcgacAATTAATAAATGTGTACATTGAAGGAAAACCTGGAGTATATAAATATGCATGCAAAAGATTCACCTAAAGAATACATGCCAAGTTCAACCCAGTCTATGGAATCTAAAAAAGAGACTGGATGCAGCCAAAAGCAAGCATGTACTCATACAATGATCTCAAAAATAAAGACTTAAGCTATATATCATGGAGGTTCCACTCCATTAAATGTCTTGTCATTTGTTTTTCCAAAATAGTCCACATGGTACATAGAGTAGCACGTCAAATTGATACCTTGGGGCTTTGAGCTTTGAGCTTTAAGTGTGCTTTTAACAATGGCTACAATCATATGCATTATGCTACCATTTTGGTTTATAACGTGTGTTTCTAATTGTACCatttcattcattatttttttaatttttttatattataaatttaattaatttaatttaattttttaaatattttaaattttaaaatttaaaatttataggtgtcatttcattctttctttttgttgctATTTTGCAATTGGTTCCTTCAATttattttgcttgtttttttgtAGGAATGTAACATTCTTTAAAGTGGTATGTTTTTGCCTGAGTTGACTACAATTATGCTTTGCTTGAGTTGGCCATAGATGGGTTGGCCGCATCTTTCTGCCTATCCTATCTAAGACCATATTCCTTaattaacatgtttttttaacTACTTCTATTAGTGTTATTTTAGGTCTTCTACATTTTTTTGTTCCCTCAACTTGAATCAAATCACTCTTCCTCACTAGTGCATTAATTG contains the following coding sequences:
- the LOC115959924 gene encoding KIN17-like protein isoform X1 — translated: MGKNEFLTPKAIANRIKAKGLQKLRWYCQMCQKQCRDENGFKCHCMSESHQRQMEVFGQNPTRIVEGYSEEFESTFLDHMKRSHRFSRIAATVVYNEYINDRHHVHMNSTEWATLTEFVKYLGRTGKCKVEETPKGWFITYIDRDSETLFKERLKNKRIKADLAEEEKQEREIQKQIEKAAELFTEPPKPLEAEPVRELKPEAGVKIGLKLASSNLKPKERGEGSKLVFDEMETDSKASVAKTTNNNNNKSVLGEMMREEEMKKERINRKDYWLCEGIVVKVMSKALAEKGYYKQKGVVKKVIDKYVGEIEMLESKHVLRVDQLELETVIPQIGGLVKIVNGAYRGAIAKLLGVDTEKFCAKVQIEKGAYVGRVLKAVEYEDICKLAQSNSAKGSRLYMSWKGRWKRKIGSWMQSNWTIKRFVECLLTFDIFSMLTNDLF
- the LOC115959924 gene encoding KIN17-like protein isoform X4 is translated as MGKNEFLTPKAIANRIKAKGLQKLRWYCQMCQKQCRDENGFKCHCMSESHQRQMEVFGQNPTRIVEGYSEEFESTFLDHMKRSHRFSRIAATVVYNEYINDRHHVHMNSTEWATLTEFVKYLGRTGKCKVEETPKGWFITYIDRDSETLFKERLKNKRIKADLAEEEKQEREIQKQIEKAAELFTEPPKPLEAEPVRELKPEAGVKIGLKLASSNLKPKERGEGSKLVFDEMETDSKASVAKTTNNNNNKSVLGEMMREEEMKKERINRKDYWLCEGIVVKVMSKALAEKGYYKQKGVVKKVIDKYVGEIEMLESKHVLRVDQLELETVIPQIGGLVKIVNGAYRGAIAKLLGVDTEKFCAKVQIEKGAYVGRVLKAVEYEDICKLAHRAESHLMSATVQSQWMVA
- the LOC115959925 gene encoding uncharacterized protein LOC115959925 translates to MDVLQSNTNHSLQAELRERTEQYNQLWLGCQRQFAEMERLHMHTIQQLQLELADARERSGTYSDESRISQTNSKDVSQFGQSNGNQLDANGGGGTSGGNSGVLPNGNSDNVSSFASTGNAPAQPDHVPGVPIAPSSLLGMPTYLPPGQMTALHPYVMHQQGVPHSLPSHVTQSHIIIIIIRSHVFYKGVIRPIYWAGAWICMYNKLHGF
- the LOC115959924 gene encoding KIN17-like protein isoform X3, encoding MGKNEFLTPKAIANRIKAKGLQKLRWYCQMCQKQCRDENGFKCHCMSESHQRQMEVFGQNPTRIVEGYSEEFESTFLDHMKRSHRFSRIAATVVYNEYINDRHHVHMNSTEWATLTEFVKYLGRTGKCKVEETPKGWFITYIDRDSETLFKERLKNKRIKADLAEEEKQEREIQKQIEKAAELFTEPPKPLEAEPVRELKPEAGVKIGLKLASSNLKPKERGEGSKLVFDEMETDSKASVAKTTNNNNNKSVLGEMMREEEMKKERINRKDYWLCEGIVVKVMSKALAEKGYYKQKGVVKKVIDKYVGEIEMLESKHVLRVDQLELETVIPQIGGLVKIVNGAYRGAIAKLLGVDTEKFCAKVQIEKGAYVGRVLKAVEYEDICKLAQCSRAESHLMSATVQSQWMVA
- the LOC115959924 gene encoding KIN17-like protein isoform X2, with the protein product MGKNEFLTPKAIANRIKAKGLQKLRWYCQMCQKQCRDENGFKCHCMSESHQRQMEVFGQNPTRIVEGYSEEFESTFLDHMKRSHRFSRIAATVVYNEYINDRHHVHMNSTEWATLTEFVKYLGRTGKCKVEETPKGWFITYIDRDSETLFKERLKNKRIKADLAEEEKQEREIQKQIEKAAELFTEPPKPLEAEPVRELKPEAGVKIGLKLASSNLKPKERGEGSKLVFDEMETDSKASVAKTTNNNNNKSVLGEMMREEEMKKERINRKDYWLCEGIVVKVMSKALAEKGYYKQKGVVKKVIDKYVGEIEMLESKHVLRVDQLELETVIPQIGGLVKIVNGAYRGAIAKLLGVDTEKFCAKVQIEKGAYVGRVLKAVEYEDICKLAQSNSAKGSRLYMSWKGRWKRKIGSWMQSNWTIKRPGLKRTFLENKIKN